GGGGGGTTGGCAGACTCCTGGGGCTGGGCTGCTGCCAGGCCTTGCCGGCCACACAGAGCCTCGGCGGGCCAGCATGGGGAGCGGGGGCCCGGAGTCTCAGGGTCAGACCTGCAGCGCCTGTCCTGCACCCACTCTGAAGCATCCGGCACACGAGGGGCGTGCTGGCCTCagactgtctgtctgtctgtccaagCCTGTCCCCTACTCAGCAGGCACACCGCCTGCCCCAGGATCACTAAGATGAGCTCACCAGGGGCTGATGTGCTTGCCAGATGCCTGGGTCCCACCCCAGCCATGCTATCCCCTCGCCCGTCCCCGCCTGACCCTGGGCGTGTGTGGTGTACCCCAGGGGGTGGGTGTCCCCCTGGGAGATGAGATACAAGTGCCTTGTCCTCCTTACTCATAGGGCCCCTCCCTGAAGTCCTGTGCTGAAGGGGACTGCCAAAGGACAGATCACCCACCACATGCCCCCTTCCAGAACTGGAGataccccacccccgcccccaggcCCCAGGGTGAAGGGCAGCCTTGGTGTGGGGACGTCCGATCTGTATAAAGCTGGCCTGAAACCCTCTCCCTTAGTAGTACCCGCGCCCGGGGGGCAGGCAGGGTTCTGCGTTTATGAGTAACGCCCTCTGCAGTGAATGTTTACCGACCACTTAGCATGTGCCCCGAGCACAAACCAAGTCACCCCAGACACAGGCGCCACGAGCAGTCCCCACTGCACGATGGGGGCTGACGTGGGGGCCGTGGCTGGGCTGTGGACCCTATCGCCCTATGCCAGCTACCGTGGCAAGGAGGGGGCAAGGCCGGCAGCAGCACTCAGCAAGGCCGAGGAACTTGGGTGGAGGAGGGACACCCCAGACCCTCGCTGTCATCTTCCCACCCCCCAACATCCCCGAATCCCAGGGCTGCCTCCGGAACACCACCTGCACTGGGCAGAGGAAAAGGTCTCACCTCCCTGCCTGACTAGTGGATCAAATATCAAAGCTCAGGTCCTGGGATCACTGGTGGGAGGGCGGGTGGGCGGCGGCAAACACAGTGTGACCTGTAGACAGCCCCCAGCCCAGCGCCCACACCAAGCACACGCCCAGACCCCAGGCGGGCGGGACAGCTCCCAGAACTTGTTAAAAGAACTTCCGCATTTGAAAACAAACAGGACAACAGAAAATGACAACTCCAGAGGGTGAGGGGGCAGGGCTGCTTGCACCAACTCCAGaggtgagaaactgaggcccacagttGAGAAAGGAACTCTGGCCTCTGTCCCCTGCCACCCCGCCACCGTCCCCTCCACGGTCAGCCTTCCCCCACTGGGTTCCTCTCGGGGCTGGCTGATGGGTTCCTCAGTGCCAGGAGCCCCTGGCGGCGCCCTCAGAGCTGCCAGCCTGTAGCTTACAAACTCTGGGGTTTTCCAAAGCTCCAGcgctgcctcctccctcctccctttgcTGTGGGGGTATAATTGGGGCTCAGGCAAAAGCTCACCGCACGTTTTACGGGGCTGGGAAGCAGGCTGGCTGCTACCTGCTGGGTGGTCAGCCCAGGACCCCAGCCCACAGTCCTGACCCAGACCCCTGTCCTGCTGACAAGGACGCACACTCCACAGCTCACAACCTGTCAGCCAGAAAGCCACCCTGTGGCCAGATGGACCCACAGCATCCCCTCTCCCTTCACAACCTTGCTGATTAAAGACCCAACAGTGCAGGGAGAAGAGCACCTCCCAGTATGTACCCCTAAGAGCTGGCCTGCACACCTGGCCTCGCAGGGCTGAGGACTCCACATGCAGCCCCCACTGCAGCCCTGAAGTGTCCCAGATACTCAGATGAAGAAACCGAGGTGTGAGAGCAAAGTCACTGTCTGTGGCCTCGCAGCATGGACACCTCTGAGCCCAGGGCCGCCTGTCTGGAGTGAGAGCTTTTGACTGTGACCTTAAATGAGGCCCAAGGGGAGCTGAGGCCACAGTGGTGGCCAGGCTGGCCACGTGGAGGGTCCCTTCCCACCCTGGAACCTGGCTGCACCCTTCGTGACCCTGGCCTGGCCCCGCTGGGAGGACTAATTCAGGCAGAGGTGGCCTCACCCCCCACATGGacatggggtgggtgggggtcaCTCACAGCCCACATCTGGAGGCCAGGCCGCACCCGCCGTCCTCTGAGTCAGTGAGGGTGGAGCGGGTCCCACAAGGGAGGAGAAGGCTGGGGGTGTGGCCCCAGGGCCTTAGGTCATCAGACACGAGCCCCCCTGGGGTGGTACTGGCCGGGCCAGGGACACGTGCCCGGGGTTCAGGGTGCTAACTTCTTCCAGTGCTCAGTGCCAGGCCCTCCTGGGCTGTTCACTCGGCAGAGGTGAGCTAAGCGGGCCTGGAGACACCTATGGCAAAGGCAGGCCGGGTCTCACCTTAGGGAGGTGAGGGGGCACACGACAGCAAGGGGCACACTGCTAGGTCGGGGAGGCTTAGCCTGTTGGCCTCTGAAGGGCGCTTGTTGTCGCTAACTGACTAGGGGCTCAGGGTCGGTGGCTTCTAGGGGAGACACTCTGACAGTGCGATACTACAGGTGGGCAGGGCCTGCGTGGGCCAAACCCTGGGACAAGGGCTCCTTCCTTTACCTCGAGCTACCTACAGACCTCAGTGGCCACCTCACCAGTGATTTGTCTAATCTGTCCTGGGAccacctgctcctcctcctcacaTTCCAGAAACCCACGTACCTGGGGGAGAGGGAGCCCCATGGATGGGTTCCCCCAGCCTGGGGCAGTGGGGTGGAGTGCAGGCTGGGTGGGGGTCATGTTCCCTGGACTACCTGCATGGTCCGTGTGGGGCAAGGGGAAGCCCAGGCTCCAGCACAAAGGGCTCTTGTGTGAGCTGTAGGCACCACTGGGCAGGATGCTTCCTGGGGATGGGCTGGCACCCCGTATGAGGCTCATGGACTCTAGGGGTGCCAAGGTGGGGAGGGCTGCTCCTGGGGACAGCCCCAGTGGTCTCCCCAGGAGTCTAGGTGATGGGGGCCAGCCACAGACCTGCCTGACTTGGGCAGTGCAGCTAAGATCTGGAGCCTGGAGTGGCTGGTGGGAGCCCCCGCCCCCAGGGCATCTGGAGGGCATGCACCCGTCACAGGCGGCTGTTGCACACCTGAGCTCTGGCTCGGACTTGCTGGCACTGCAATGGCAGCGAGTCCCTGCACCTCCATGAGCCCTGCTTTCTTCTGTCTGCCCTGATGTGGCTGCTGGGGGGCTACCTGAGGTGATGGTAAACACTTAGTGTTCCTTAGTCCTTCCCACTTAGCTGGCATGTGGGAAGGAGTTGCACCACCACTGCCGAGGGGATGGCTGCTGCTCATCTTTCTTGGTGCCCAGCCCAGGGCAGACCCCAAGAAACAGTAGATGaagctgggggcggtggctcacgcctgtaatctcagcacttttggaggctgaggtgggcagatacctgaggtcgggagtttgagaccagcctgaccaacatggcgaaactccgtcactactaaaaaaaatacaaaaattagccgagcttggtggctggcacctgtagtcccagctacatgggaggctgaggcatgagaattacttgaacctgggaggcggaggttgcagtgagctgagatgacgccactgcactccagcctgggcgacagagcgaaactccatctcaaaaaaatagaaacagtagATGAATGACTCTGCAGAGTTTTCCCAGGCCTGGCACTGCCCCTGGGGCTGCCATGTAGCCAGTGTCCCCACCTGAGCCCTGTGGCCCCCAGCTCCAGCTGTGTCACCAGCCTCAGCTCCCCGCCTCCCTCCTCACAGGGGACACGTACCAATGCCTGTGACCTCTGCCCCTCCTCCAGGAACCTTCCCGCCGGCCACTTCCTGGCGGCCCACAGCCCCCAGCCTAAGCAGGTCTGACTGCCCAAGTGGAAAAACACGGATCCCATAGTTTCCATGTGAAGTCTTCCCGCTACAGTCCCTCCTCCAAGGAGGGCGGGACACGGAGCGTGGCAGCAGGAGCCGGGGACCAGGGCAGCCAGCTTCTCTGCTTATACACCCACCCAGCTGCCTGCCTGCCCCCTCTTCCAGACCCTGTAGGGAGGAGCTGCCGCTCCAAGTCCCATGATTCTCGATTCTCTCTTTCCCTGTCCACCTCTGAGGCAGGGGATGGGGGAACCTACctaggcagaggcaggagggtctGAGGTTCAGGAGGAAGTGGTGCATGGTCACTGCACATTCAGTGGACGTCAGGCCCCATGATGACCTCTATGTGCACTGAATGTAACgacaaggtcacacagtgaggaaGTGACGGGGCTGGGACAGAACCTGGTTCAGGGGCACTGACGACCTGACTCATAACTATTGGGTTCTCTTGCATTTAGGGGCAGGAGCAGTGAATTCCCTCTGGCCCTTCCTGGCGTGGCTGCCCTCTAGGCCTCTCACTCACGgtcttctgtctctgcctcctctctgctcccagGGACAGAAGATGTGCTCCAGGGTCCCTCTGCTACTgcccctgctcctgctcctggccCTGAGGCCTGGGGTGCAGGGCTGCCCATCCGGCTGCCAGTGCAGCCAGCCACAGACAGTCTTCTGCACTGCCCGCCAGGGGACCACGGTGCCCCGAGACGTGCCACCCAACACGGTGGGGCTGTACGTCTTTGAGAACGGCATCACCACGCTCGACACAGGCAGCTTTGCCGGCCTGCCGAGCCTGCAGCTCCTGGACCTGTCACAGAACCAGATTGCCAGCCTGCCCAGCGGGGTCTTCCAGCCACTCGCCAACCTCAGCAACTTGGACCTGACAGCCAACAGGCTGCATGAAATCACCAATAAGACTTTCCATGGCCTGCGGCGCCTCGAGCGCCTCTACCTGGGCAAGAACCGCATCCGCCACATCCAACCTGGTGCCTTCGACACGCTCGACCGCCTCCTGGAGCTCAAGCTGCAGGACAACGAGCTGAGGGCACTGCCCCCGCTGCGCCTGCCCCGCCTGCTGCTGCTGGACCTCAGCCACAACagcctcctggccctggagcccgGCATCCTGGACACTGCCAACGTGGAGGCGCTGCGGCTGGCCGGtctggggctgcagcagctggaCGAGGGGCTCTTCAGCCGCTTGCGCAACCTCCACGACCTGGATGTGTCTGACAACCAGCTGGAGCGAGTGCCACCTGTGATCCGAGGCCTCCGGGGCCTGACGCGCCTGCGGCTAGCCGGCAACACCCGCATCGCCCAGCTGCGGCCCGAGGACCTGGCCGGCCTGGCTGCCCTGCAGGAGCTGGACCTGAGCAACCTAAGCCTGCAGGCCCTGCCTAGCGACCTCTCGGGCCTCTTCCCCCGCCTGCGGCTGCTGGCAGCTGCCCGCAACCCCTTCAACTGTGTGTGCCCCCTGAGCTGGTTTGGCCCCTGGGTGCGCGAGAGCCACGTCACACTGGCCAGCCCTGAAGAGACGCGCTGCCACTTCCCGCCCAAGAATGCTGGCCGACTGCTCCTGGAGCTTGACTACGCCGACTTTGGCTGCCCAGCCACCACTACCACAGCCGCAGTGCCCACCACGAGGCCCATGGTGCGGGAGCCTACACTGTTGTCTTCTAGCTTGGCTCCTACCTGGCTTAGCCCCACAGAGCCGGCCACTGAGGCCCCCAGCCTGCCCTCCACTGCCCCACCTACTATAGGGCCTGTCCCCCAGCCCCAGGACTGCCCACCGTCCACCTGCCTCAATGGGGGCACATGCCACCTGGAAGCACGGCACCACCTGGCATGCTTGTGCCCTGAGGGCTTCACGGGCCTGTACTGTGAGAGCCAGATGGGGCAGGGGACACAGCCCAGCCCTACACCAGCCACGCCGAGGCCACCACGGCCCCTGACCCTGGGCATCGAGCCGGTGAGCCCCACCTCCCTGCGTGTGGGGCTGCAGCGCTACCTCCAGGGGAGCTCTGTGCAGCTCAGGAGCCTCCGCCTCACCTACCGCAACCTATCGGGCCCTGATAAGCGTCTGGTGACGCTGCGGCTGCCCGCCTCGCTCACTGAGTACACGGTCACCCAGCTGCGGCCCAATGCCACCTACTCCATCTGTGTCATGCCTTTGGGGCCCGGGCGGGTGCCGGAGGGTGACGAGGCCTGCGGGGAGGCCCGCACACCCCCAGCCGTCCACTCCAACCACGCCCCAGTCACCCAGGCCCGCGAGGGCAACCTGCCACTCCTCATTGCACCCGCCCTGGCCGCAGTGTTCCTGGCCGCGCTGGCTGCGGTGGGGACAGCCTACTGTGTGCGGCGGGGGCGGGCCGTGGCAGCAGTGGCTCAGGACAAAGGGCAGGTGGGGCCAGGGGCTGGGCCCCTGGAACTGGAGGGGGTGAAGG
This genomic window from Macaca mulatta isolate MMU2019108-1 chromosome 20, T2T-MMU8v2.0, whole genome shotgun sequence contains:
- the VASN gene encoding vasorin → MCSRVPLLLPLLLLLALRPGVQGCPSGCQCSQPQTVFCTARQGTTVPRDVPPNTVGLYVFENGITTLDTGSFAGLPSLQLLDLSQNQIASLPSGVFQPLANLSNLDLTANRLHEITNKTFHGLRRLERLYLGKNRIRHIQPGAFDTLDRLLELKLQDNELRALPPLRLPRLLLLDLSHNSLLALEPGILDTANVEALRLAGLGLQQLDEGLFSRLRNLHDLDVSDNQLERVPPVIRGLRGLTRLRLAGNTRIAQLRPEDLAGLAALQELDLSNLSLQALPSDLSGLFPRLRLLAAARNPFNCVCPLSWFGPWVRESHVTLASPEETRCHFPPKNAGRLLLELDYADFGCPATTTTAAVPTTRPMVREPTLLSSSLAPTWLSPTEPATEAPSLPSTAPPTIGPVPQPQDCPPSTCLNGGTCHLEARHHLACLCPEGFTGLYCESQMGQGTQPSPTPATPRPPRPLTLGIEPVSPTSLRVGLQRYLQGSSVQLRSLRLTYRNLSGPDKRLVTLRLPASLTEYTVTQLRPNATYSICVMPLGPGRVPEGDEACGEARTPPAVHSNHAPVTQAREGNLPLLIAPALAAVFLAALAAVGTAYCVRRGRAVAAVAQDKGQVGPGAGPLELEGVKAPLEPGPKATEGGGEALPSGSECEVPLMGFPGPGLQSPLHAKPYI